From Sphingobium sp. RAC03, a single genomic window includes:
- a CDS encoding 3TM-type holin, with protein sequence MTQANSATPAADPWTRRARPTFLYVIYALLLWSVPMGLIAGWRPAVAGAIINGMRAYFNALPEPLYALFGTGYLGYTAARAWGKAKGADR encoded by the coding sequence ATGACGCAGGCAAATTCCGCAACGCCCGCCGCCGACCCCTGGACGCGGCGGGCGCGACCGACCTTCCTCTATGTCATCTATGCCCTGCTGCTCTGGTCGGTGCCGATGGGCCTGATCGCAGGCTGGCGACCGGCGGTGGCAGGCGCGATCATCAACGGTATGCGCGCCTATTTCAACGCCCTGCCCGAACCGCTCTATGCGCTCTTTGGCACCGGCTATCTGGGCTATACGGCGGCGCGCGCCTGGGGCAAGGCGAAGGGCGCGGACCGATAG
- a CDS encoding glycoside hydrolase family 108 protein: MDVAELIDEVIAREGGYSNHQADRGGPTHWGITQAVARANGYVGPMQALPRAQAVAIYRRLYWDQPGYGFVAELAPGIAAELFDTAVNMGVATATGFLQRALNALNRNQKDYPDLKLDRVIGARTLAALRAFRALRGPAGERVLLKAIEAMQGERYIALAESRPANEAFLYGWLANRIG; this comes from the coding sequence ATGGACGTTGCGGAACTGATCGACGAAGTCATTGCGCGGGAGGGTGGCTATAGCAACCATCAGGCCGATCGCGGCGGGCCGACCCATTGGGGGATTACCCAGGCCGTAGCGCGGGCGAATGGCTATGTCGGCCCGATGCAGGCGCTACCCCGCGCGCAGGCGGTGGCGATCTATCGACGGCTCTATTGGGACCAGCCCGGCTATGGCTTCGTTGCCGAACTGGCGCCCGGCATTGCCGCAGAACTGTTCGATACCGCCGTCAATATGGGCGTTGCGACCGCGACCGGCTTTTTGCAGCGGGCGCTCAACGCGCTCAATCGCAACCAGAAGGATTATCCCGATCTCAAGCTCGACCGGGTTATCGGCGCGCGGACGCTGGCCGCGCTGCGGGCCTTTCGGGCGTTGCGCGGTCCGGCGGGCGAACGCGTGCTGCTCAAGGCGATCGAGGCGATGCAGGGCGAACGCTATATCGCGCTCGCCGAAAGCCGCCCCGCCAATGAGGCTTTCCTCTATGGCTGGTTGGCCAACCGGATCGGTTAG
- a CDS encoding PAS domain-containing protein, giving the protein MPLSDMIANSAIPAVISDPRLPDNPIVDCNDAFMALTGYGRDEIIGHNCRFLKGAATEAERTDELRQAVRERRPAIVELWNYRKDGTPFRNAVMVAPIFGDTGEVEYFLGSQMAVGEPDGQATQRSAEARLRIDALTARQRNVLVAMTAGKLNKQIAWDMGLTERTVKMHRAAMLKALGVRTGAEAIRLAIEAGY; this is encoded by the coding sequence ATGCCTCTTTCCGATATGATCGCCAACAGCGCGATCCCCGCCGTCATCAGCGATCCGCGCCTGCCCGACAATCCGATCGTCGATTGCAATGACGCCTTCATGGCGCTCACCGGCTATGGCCGCGACGAGATTATCGGGCATAATTGCCGCTTCCTCAAAGGCGCAGCGACCGAAGCGGAGCGAACCGATGAACTGCGTCAGGCCGTTCGCGAAAGACGCCCGGCGATCGTGGAATTGTGGAATTATCGCAAGGACGGCACGCCGTTCCGAAACGCCGTGATGGTCGCGCCGATCTTCGGTGACACGGGCGAGGTCGAATATTTCCTGGGATCGCAGATGGCGGTGGGCGAGCCGGACGGACAGGCGACCCAGCGATCCGCCGAAGCGCGGCTGCGGATCGACGCGCTCACCGCGCGCCAGCGCAATGTGCTGGTGGCGATGACGGCGGGCAAGCTCAACAAACAGATCGCCTGGGACATGGGCCTGACCGAACGCACGGTGAAGATGCACCGCGCCGCCATGCTCAAGGCGCTCGGCGTGCGGACCGGGGCCGAAGCGATCCGCTTGGCGATCGAGGCGGGCTACTAA
- the dapD gene encoding 2,3,4,5-tetrahydropyridine-2,6-dicarboxylate N-succinyltransferase gives MTDLIATIDAAWEDRANVSLSTQGAIRDAVNEALALLDSGKGRVAEPTADGWQVNQWLKKAVLLSFRLNDNVLIENGPGGGFWWDKVPSKFAGWGEAEFRAAGFRAVPGAFARAGAHIAKNAILMPSFVNIGAFVDEGTMVDAWVTVGSCAQIGKNVHLSGGVGIGGVLEPLQADPVIIEDDCFIGARSEVVEGVRIGKGSVLSMGVFIGQSTKIIDRTTGEIFMGEVPPYSVIVPGSLPGKPLPDGTPGPSLYCAVIVKRVDAQTRSKTGINELLRD, from the coding sequence ATGACCGACCTTATCGCCACGATCGACGCCGCCTGGGAAGACCGGGCCAATGTCAGCCTTTCGACGCAGGGCGCGATCCGCGATGCCGTAAATGAAGCGCTGGCGTTGCTCGACAGCGGCAAGGGCCGCGTCGCCGAACCGACGGCGGACGGCTGGCAGGTCAATCAGTGGCTCAAGAAAGCCGTGCTGCTGTCGTTCCGGCTGAACGACAATGTGCTGATCGAAAACGGCCCTGGTGGCGGTTTCTGGTGGGACAAGGTGCCCAGCAAGTTCGCCGGATGGGGCGAGGCGGAATTTCGCGCCGCCGGTTTCCGCGCGGTGCCGGGCGCGTTCGCGCGGGCGGGCGCGCATATCGCCAAGAATGCGATCCTGATGCCCAGCTTCGTCAATATCGGCGCGTTCGTCGATGAAGGCACGATGGTCGACGCCTGGGTGACGGTGGGCAGTTGCGCCCAGATCGGCAAGAATGTCCATCTGTCGGGCGGCGTCGGCATAGGCGGCGTGCTGGAACCACTGCAGGCCGATCCGGTCATCATCGAAGACGACTGCTTCATCGGCGCGCGGTCCGAAGTGGTCGAGGGCGTGCGCATCGGCAAGGGGTCGGTCCTGTCGATGGGCGTGTTCATCGGCCAGTCGACCAAGATCATCGACCGCACCACCGGCGAAATCTTCATGGGCGAAGTCCCACCCTATTCGGTGATCGTGCCCGGCAGCCTGCCCGGCAAGCCCCTGCCCGACGGCACGCCCGGCCCCAGCCTCTATTGCGCGGTGATCGTCAAGCGGGTGGACGCACAGACTCGGTCCAAGACCGGTATCAACGAATTGCTACGCGACTGA
- a CDS encoding pyrimidine 5'-nucleotidase: MLGALDHVDTWIFDLDNTLYPAKTDLFALIDVKMGEFIQGLLGCDPVVARETQKRYFMEHGTTLSGLMHHHGIAPHDFLDYVHDISMDRLEVDADLNAHIAALPGRRLIFTNGDATYAGRVLDKLGLGDAFELIHDIHACQYVPKPDPSGYAELCRVHAIDPNRAAFFEDMARNLAPAKAIGMATIWVNNGSEAGNHDHHPDFIDFETDHLRPFLASILGETA, from the coding sequence ATGCTTGGCGCACTGGACCATGTCGACACCTGGATCTTCGATCTGGATAATACGCTTTATCCGGCGAAGACGGACCTGTTCGCGCTGATCGACGTGAAGATGGGCGAGTTCATCCAAGGCTTACTGGGATGCGATCCCGTCGTCGCCCGCGAAACGCAGAAGCGCTATTTCATGGAGCATGGCACGACGCTGTCGGGGCTGATGCACCATCATGGCATCGCGCCGCATGATTTCCTCGACTATGTCCATGATATTTCGATGGATCGACTGGAGGTCGATGCCGACCTTAACGCGCATATCGCAGCATTACCGGGCCGTCGGCTGATCTTCACCAATGGCGACGCGACCTATGCGGGGCGAGTGCTGGACAAGCTCGGCCTGGGCGACGCATTCGAGCTGATCCACGACATTCACGCCTGCCAATATGTGCCCAAGCCCGATCCGTCGGGTTACGCCGAATTGTGCCGGGTCCATGCCATCGATCCGAACCGCGCCGCCTTTTTCGAGGATATGGCCCGCAATCTGGCGCCCGCCAAGGCGATCGGCATGGCGACCATCTGGGTCAATAATGGATCGGAAGCGGGCAATCACGATCATCATCCCGATTTCATCGATTTCGAAACCGACCATCTGAGGCCTTTTCTGGCCAGCATCCTTGGGGAAACCGCATGA
- a CDS encoding TIGR00730 family Rossman fold protein, with protein sequence MTKKEIEERKFRPAREEADDAAKQAGTPQTQSAAYRLAFQDTEFLLREDLRPVRFQLELLKPQLLMDEARIESTFVFYGSARIPEPDQAQARIDAATTPQQRKIAENLAAKARYYEEARALARIAAQYPVNEAGCRHFVVCSGGGPSIMEAANRGAQDVGQTTIGMNIVLPHEQAPNRFVTPELSFQFHYFALRKMHFLLRARALAVFPGGFGTFDEMFELLTLIQTGKMKPIPILLFGKDFWNRVVDFEALADEGVISHADLDLLTWVETAEDAWQAVQAFYHDGEPLGC encoded by the coding sequence ATGACTAAGAAAGAGATTGAAGAACGTAAATTCCGCCCGGCCCGCGAAGAGGCCGACGATGCGGCCAAGCAGGCCGGCACCCCCCAGACCCAAAGCGCGGCCTATCGCCTTGCCTTTCAGGATACCGAATTCCTGTTGCGCGAAGATTTGCGCCCGGTGCGGTTCCAGCTGGAATTGTTGAAGCCGCAATTGCTGATGGACGAGGCGCGGATCGAGTCGACCTTCGTCTTCTACGGATCGGCGCGGATTCCCGAACCCGACCAGGCGCAGGCGCGGATCGACGCGGCCACCACGCCGCAGCAGCGGAAAATCGCGGAAAATCTGGCGGCCAAGGCGCGCTATTATGAGGAAGCCCGTGCGCTGGCGCGGATCGCGGCGCAATATCCGGTGAACGAAGCAGGATGCCGCCATTTCGTGGTGTGTTCGGGCGGTGGCCCCTCGATCATGGAAGCGGCCAATCGCGGCGCGCAAGATGTCGGCCAGACGACGATCGGCATGAATATCGTCCTGCCGCACGAACAGGCCCCCAACCGGTTCGTCACCCCGGAGCTGAGTTTCCAGTTCCACTATTTCGCGCTGCGTAAGATGCATTTCCTGCTCCGCGCCCGCGCGCTTGCCGTCTTCCCCGGTGGTTTTGGCACGTTCGACGAGATGTTCGAGCTGCTCACGCTGATCCAGACCGGCAAGATGAAGCCCATCCCCATCCTGCTGTTCGGCAAGGATTTCTGGAACCGGGTCGTGGATTTCGAGGCGCTGGCCGATGAAGGCGTGATTTCGCATGCCGACCTTGACCTGCTGACATGGGTCGAGACGGCGGAAGATGCCTGGCAGGCCGTGCAGGCTTTTTATCATGACGGCGAGCCGCTGGGATGTTGA
- a CDS encoding extensin family protein — protein sequence MTLLRGAALAVTMAMMLSACGGDLVPRGRVERASKPVRAAVVPTMEARQCFAKLQSQDVAFTPLPDRTFGGGCSALNSVKLLDIGVPATNLGAMTCNLAANFAAWARYGVQPAARSILGAEIVRIETFGTYNCRPIAGSGKLSEHAHSNAIDIAAFVLADGRKISVQQGWQGDRDTRQFLKTVHASACKRFNTVLSPDYNAAHHDHFHFDMGGRGGFCR from the coding sequence ATGACCCTATTGCGCGGCGCGGCCCTGGCCGTGACCATGGCGATGATGCTGAGTGCGTGCGGCGGCGATCTGGTGCCGCGCGGGCGAGTCGAACGCGCGTCGAAACCCGTGCGCGCCGCCGTGGTGCCGACCATGGAAGCGCGCCAATGTTTTGCGAAGCTGCAATCGCAGGATGTCGCCTTCACCCCCCTGCCCGACCGCACCTTCGGCGGCGGATGCAGCGCGTTGAACAGCGTCAAGCTGCTCGACATCGGCGTGCCCGCCACCAATTTGGGCGCGATGACCTGTAACCTGGCGGCCAATTTCGCCGCCTGGGCGCGCTATGGCGTGCAACCGGCCGCGCGCAGCATATTGGGGGCGGAGATCGTGCGGATCGAGACGTTCGGTACCTATAACTGCCGTCCGATCGCGGGCAGCGGCAAATTGTCCGAACATGCCCATAGCAATGCGATCGACATCGCCGCCTTCGTGCTGGCCGATGGCCGCAAGATTTCGGTGCAGCAGGGCTGGCAGGGCGACCGGGATACGCGGCAGTTCCTCAAAACCGTGCACGCCAGCGCGTGCAAACGGTTCAACACGGTGCTGAGCCCCGATTATAATGCGGCGCATCACGACCATTTTCATTTCGACATGGGCGGACGCGGCGGCTTTTGCCGCTAA
- a CDS encoding phosphoserine transaminase → MTDLTAVDATIARAEKPATRPARPFFSSGPCAKPPGWSADKLATDSLGRSHRAKIGKTRLAYCIDLMRELLGLPDTHRIGIVPGSDTGAFEMAMWTMLGARPVTTLAWESFGEGWVTDAAKQLKLDPTIIRADYGQLPDLDAVDFSTDVLFTWNGTTSGVRVPNADWIPADREGLTFADATSAVFAYEVDWTKIDVATFSWQKVLGGEGGHGVLILGPRAVERLETHTPAWPLPKVFRLMAKGKLAEGIFKGETINTPSMLAVEDAIFALEWGKSLGGLQGLIARSDANAAALGKIVADRDWLGHLALDEATRSKTSVCLTVAGADEAFIKAFAALLEKEGAAFDIAGYRDAPAGLRIWCGATVETADIEALGPWLDWAYATVKAAA, encoded by the coding sequence ATGACTGATTTGACTGCCGTTGACGCCACCATTGCGCGCGCTGAAAAGCCCGCCACCCGTCCGGCCCGCCCCTTCTTTTCTTCCGGTCCCTGCGCCAAGCCACCCGGCTGGAGCGCCGACAAGCTGGCAACCGACTCGCTCGGCCGCTCGCACCGCGCCAAGATCGGCAAGACCCGCTTGGCCTATTGCATCGACCTGATGCGCGAATTGCTCGGCCTGCCCGACACCCACCGCATCGGCATCGTACCCGGCTCCGACACCGGCGCGTTCGAAATGGCGATGTGGACGATGCTCGGCGCACGCCCCGTCACCACGCTTGCCTGGGAAAGCTTCGGCGAGGGCTGGGTGACGGACGCGGCGAAACAGTTGAAGCTCGACCCCACCATCATCCGCGCCGACTATGGGCAACTGCCCGATCTGGATGCCGTCGATTTCAGCACCGACGTCCTGTTTACCTGGAACGGCACCACGTCCGGCGTGCGCGTGCCCAATGCCGACTGGATTCCCGCCGACCGCGAAGGCCTGACCTTCGCCGACGCGACGAGCGCGGTGTTCGCCTATGAGGTCGACTGGACCAAGATCGACGTCGCCACCTTCTCCTGGCAGAAGGTGCTGGGCGGCGAGGGCGGCCATGGTGTGCTGATCCTCGGCCCCCGCGCGGTCGAACGGCTCGAAACGCATACGCCTGCCTGGCCGCTGCCCAAGGTGTTCCGCCTGATGGCCAAGGGCAAGCTCGCCGAAGGCATTTTCAAAGGCGAGACGATCAACACCCCCTCCATGCTGGCGGTCGAAGATGCGATCTTCGCGCTGGAATGGGGCAAGTCGCTGGGCGGGCTGCAGGGCCTCATCGCCCGCTCGGACGCCAACGCCGCTGCGCTCGGCAAGATCGTGGCAGACCGCGACTGGCTCGGCCATCTTGCGCTCGACGAAGCGACGCGCTCGAAAACCAGCGTCTGCCTGACCGTCGCGGGTGCCGACGAAGCCTTCATCAAGGCCTTCGCCGCCCTCCTCGAAAAGGAAGGCGCAGCCTTTGACATTGCGGGCTATCGCGATGCCCCGGCGGGCCTTCGCATCTGGTGCGGCGCGACCGTGGAAACGGCCGATATCGAAGCGCTGGGTCCGTGGCTCGACTGGGCCTACGCGACCGTGAAGGCTGCCGCTTAA
- the serA gene encoding phosphoglycerate dehydrogenase, whose protein sequence is MPKVLISDKMDPRAAAIFRERGVEVDEITGKTPEELIAIIGDYDGLAIRSSTKVTKAILDAATNLKVIGRAGIGVDNVDIPYASAKGVIVMNTPFGNSITTAEHAIALMFALARQLPEANAQTQQGLWPKNGFMGVEVTGKTLGLIGAGNIGSIVASRALGLKMKVVAFDPFLTPERAIEMGVEKADLDTLLAKADFITLHTPLTDQTRNILSRENLAKTKKGVRIINCARGGLIDEAALKDALDSGQVAGAALDVFQTEPAKDSPLFGTPNFICTPHLGASTDEAQVNVALQVADQLSDYLLDGGITNALNVPSLSAEEAPKLKPYMAIAEKLGSLVGQLEGDAITGVAVEVEGHAAELNQKPITAAVLAGLMRVYSDTVNMVNAPFLAKERGLDVREVRHDREGAYQTLIRVTVTTENGDKSVAGTLFGPTSPRLVELFGIKVEADLDGTMLYIVNQDAPGFIGRLGSTLGEAGVNVGTFHLGRRNQGGEAVLLLSVDGTVTEPLRWEICNLTGVKQVKLLRFA, encoded by the coding sequence ATGCCCAAAGTCCTTATTTCCGACAAGATGGACCCCCGCGCCGCCGCAATCTTCCGTGAACGCGGCGTGGAAGTCGATGAAATCACCGGCAAGACGCCCGAAGAACTGATCGCCATCATCGGCGACTATGACGGCCTCGCCATCCGCAGTTCTACCAAGGTGACTAAGGCGATCCTCGACGCCGCCACCAACCTCAAGGTCATTGGCCGCGCTGGCATCGGCGTCGACAATGTCGACATCCCCTATGCCAGCGCCAAGGGCGTGATCGTGATGAACACCCCGTTCGGCAATTCGATCACCACTGCCGAACATGCCATCGCGCTGATGTTCGCGCTCGCCCGCCAATTGCCCGAAGCCAATGCCCAGACGCAACAAGGCCTGTGGCCCAAAAACGGCTTCATGGGCGTGGAAGTTACAGGCAAGACGCTGGGCCTGATCGGCGCGGGCAATATCGGCTCGATCGTCGCCAGCCGTGCGCTCGGCCTCAAGATGAAGGTCGTCGCGTTCGATCCCTTCCTGACGCCCGAACGCGCCATCGAAATGGGCGTGGAAAAGGCCGATCTCGATACGTTGCTCGCCAAGGCGGACTTCATCACGCTGCACACGCCGCTGACCGACCAGACCCGCAATATCCTGAGCCGGGAAAATCTGGCCAAGACCAAGAAGGGGGTGCGCATCATCAACTGCGCGCGCGGCGGGTTGATCGACGAAGCCGCTCTGAAGGACGCGCTCGATTCGGGCCAGGTCGCGGGCGCCGCGCTCGACGTGTTCCAAACCGAACCGGCCAAGGACTCGCCGCTGTTCGGTACGCCCAACTTCATCTGCACCCCGCATCTGGGCGCATCGACCGACGAAGCGCAGGTCAATGTCGCGCTGCAGGTCGCCGACCAGCTGAGCGACTATCTGCTCGACGGCGGCATCACCAACGCGCTCAACGTGCCGTCGCTGTCGGCCGAGGAAGCCCCCAAGCTCAAGCCCTATATGGCGATCGCCGAAAAGCTCGGCAGCCTGGTCGGCCAGCTTGAAGGCGATGCCATCACCGGCGTTGCCGTCGAAGTCGAAGGCCATGCCGCCGAATTGAACCAGAAGCCCATCACCGCCGCCGTTCTCGCTGGTCTGATGCGCGTCTATTCGGACACGGTGAACATGGTCAACGCGCCCTTCCTCGCCAAGGAACGCGGCCTCGACGTGCGCGAAGTGCGCCATGATCGCGAAGGTGCCTATCAGACGCTGATCCGCGTCACCGTGACCACCGAAAATGGCGACAAGTCGGTGGCCGGCACGCTGTTCGGCCCCACCAGCCCCCGCCTCGTCGAACTGTTCGGCATCAAGGTGGAGGCCGATCTCGACGGCACCATGCTCTATATCGTCAATCAGGACGCGCCCGGCTTCATCGGTCGTCTGGGGTCGACGCTGGGCGAGGCGGGCGTCAATGTCGGCACCTTCCACCTCGGCCGTCGCAACCAGGGCGGCGAAGCCGTGCTGCTGCTCTCGGTCGACGGCACGGTCACCGAACCGCTGCGCTGGGAAATCTGCAACCTGACCGGCGTGAAGCAGGTCAAATTGCTGCGCTTTGCGTAA
- a CDS encoding endonuclease domain-containing protein gives MRLDPTLKQRAKHMRANPTPAEQKLWLALRANRFENQQFTRQTIIAPYIVDFASKAARLIIEVDGDTHSAKDRYDARRTEFLESLGYTVIRFANPDVMHNIESVLGVIAQALHTPPLPNPPPQGGGS, from the coding sequence GTGCGGCTGGATCCCACACTGAAGCAGCGTGCCAAACATATGCGCGCCAACCCCACCCCCGCCGAACAAAAGCTATGGCTCGCCCTGCGTGCCAACCGCTTCGAAAATCAGCAATTCACGCGCCAGACGATTATTGCCCCCTATATCGTTGATTTCGCCTCAAAGGCCGCGCGCCTCATCATCGAAGTTGATGGGGATACACATTCCGCCAAAGATCGCTATGACGCCCGACGAACCGAGTTTCTGGAATCGCTGGGCTATACTGTGATCCGTTTTGCCAATCCCGATGTCATGCACAATATCGAGAGCGTGTTGGGCGTGATTGCGCAGGCGTTGCATACTCCCCCTCTCCCCAACCCTCCCCCCCAAGGGGGAGGGAGCTAA
- a CDS encoding ATP phosphoribosyltransferase regulatory subunit has product MTMIPPGLLPEGLSDRLPPQAEASARLARRVLDTVATHGYERVMPPLAEFEDTLTQRLKSMRAQDLVRAVDPVSQRSLALRPDMTAQVGRIAATRLAAAPRPLRLSYAGPVIRLKANQLRPEREKLQVGAELIGTDSVAAAVEIVNVAIEALQAAGVTGLTIDFTLPDLIDMLAAGPLPLAAGELEAVRTELDAKDAGALVALGPQAAAYLPLIEATGPFHAAMERLEAFNASLGGAIDSRIAGLRAIAKPIGWDITLTLDPTERHGFEYQNWFGFSIFAEGFIGEIGRGGSYAICHANGQDEPAMGFSLYPDPLIDAGFGGETPKRLFLPLGADATRAAELRGEGWHTVAALVGDEDGAKLRCSHWLDGTELRPF; this is encoded by the coding sequence ATGACCATGATCCCGCCCGGCCTTCTTCCCGAAGGATTATCCGACCGCCTGCCGCCCCAGGCCGAAGCCTCCGCGCGCCTCGCGCGCCGCGTGCTCGATACGGTGGCGACCCATGGCTATGAGCGAGTCATGCCGCCGCTCGCGGAATTTGAGGACACGCTCACCCAGCGCCTCAAATCCATGCGCGCGCAGGATCTGGTCCGTGCGGTCGATCCCGTCTCACAACGCAGTCTGGCGCTCCGCCCGGACATGACGGCGCAGGTCGGCCGCATCGCCGCCACGCGCCTCGCCGCCGCGCCGCGCCCCTTGCGCCTGTCCTATGCCGGGCCGGTCATCCGCCTCAAGGCCAATCAGTTGCGTCCGGAGCGCGAGAAATTGCAGGTTGGCGCTGAACTGATCGGCACGGACAGCGTCGCCGCCGCGGTCGAAATCGTCAATGTCGCGATCGAAGCCTTGCAGGCGGCAGGCGTCACCGGCCTCACCATCGATTTCACCCTGCCTGACTTGATCGACATGCTGGCCGCCGGGCCTCTGCCACTGGCGGCTGGCGAACTGGAAGCGGTGCGTACCGAACTCGACGCCAAGGATGCCGGTGCCCTCGTCGCGCTTGGCCCGCAGGCCGCCGCCTATCTGCCCCTCATCGAAGCGACCGGCCCGTTCCACGCCGCGATGGAGCGCTTGGAAGCCTTTAACGCAAGCCTGGGCGGCGCGATCGACAGCCGCATCGCGGGCCTACGCGCCATCGCCAAGCCGATCGGCTGGGATATCACGCTGACGCTCGACCCGACCGAACGGCATGGCTTCGAATATCAGAACTGGTTCGGCTTTTCGATCTTTGCAGAAGGTTTCATCGGCGAAATTGGCCGGGGCGGCAGCTATGCCATCTGCCACGCCAATGGGCAGGACGAACCGGCCATGGGCTTCTCGCTCTATCCCGATCCCTTGATCGACGCAGGCTTTGGCGGCGAAACGCCCAAGCGCCTGTTCCTCCCGCTGGGCGCCGATGCGACCCGCGCCGCCGAACTGCGCGGCGAGGGCTGGCACACCGTCGCGGCGCTGGTCGGGGACGAGGATGGCGCGAAGCTGCGCTGCTCCCACTGGCTCGACGGCACGGAGCTTCGCCCCTTCTGA
- a CDS encoding adenylosuccinate synthase — protein MANVTVIGAQWGDEGKGKIVDWLSERADVVARFQGGHNAGHTLVVGEKVYKLSLLPSGIVRGTLSVIGNGVVLDPWHFRDEVAKLSAQGVTITPDNLQIAETCPLILPFHRDLDGLREDASGAGKIGTTRRGIGPAYEDKVGRRAIRVCDLAHLDDLGPQLDRLTAHHDALRTGFGEPPIDRAALMAELTEIADFILPFVKPVWLTLNRAKAAGKRILFEGAQGTLLDIDHGTYPFVTSSNTVAGAAASGTGLGPNAAGFVLGIVKAYTTRVGSGPFPTELEDATGQRLGERGHEFGTVTGRKRRCGWFDAVLVRQSVAVSGVTGIALTKLDVLDGFDTLQICVGYKIGDQTFDYLPAHAQDQAKAQPIYESIEGWHDTTAGARSWAELPAQAIKYIRRIEELIGCPVTLVSTSPEREDTILVRDPFAD, from the coding sequence ATGGCAAATGTAACCGTAATCGGCGCCCAATGGGGTGACGAGGGCAAGGGCAAGATTGTCGATTGGCTCTCGGAGCGCGCCGATGTCGTCGCCCGTTTCCAGGGCGGTCATAATGCGGGCCACACGCTCGTCGTCGGCGAGAAAGTCTATAAGCTCTCGCTGCTGCCGTCGGGTATCGTACGCGGCACGCTCAGCGTCATCGGCAATGGCGTGGTGCTGGACCCCTGGCATTTTCGCGATGAAGTCGCGAAATTGTCGGCGCAGGGCGTCACCATCACGCCCGACAATCTCCAGATCGCCGAAACCTGCCCGCTGATCCTGCCCTTCCACCGCGACCTCGACGGGCTGCGTGAAGATGCGAGCGGCGCGGGCAAGATCGGCACCACCCGGCGCGGCATTGGCCCTGCCTATGAAGACAAGGTCGGCCGTCGCGCCATCCGCGTGTGCGACCTCGCGCATCTCGACGATCTTGGCCCGCAGCTCGATCGCCTGACCGCGCATCATGACGCGCTGCGCACTGGCTTTGGCGAACCGCCAATCGACCGCGCCGCGCTGATGGCGGAATTGACCGAAATCGCCGACTTCATCCTGCCCTTCGTCAAGCCGGTTTGGCTGACGCTCAACCGCGCCAAGGCGGCGGGCAAGCGCATCCTGTTCGAAGGCGCGCAGGGCACGTTGCTCGACATCGACCATGGCACTTATCCCTTCGTCACCTCGTCCAACACCGTGGCGGGCGCGGCGGCGAGCGGAACGGGCCTTGGCCCCAATGCGGCCGGTTTCGTGCTGGGCATCGTTAAGGCGTACACCACCCGCGTCGGCTCCGGTCCGTTTCCGACCGAACTGGAGGACGCTACCGGCCAGCGGCTGGGCGAACGCGGCCATGAATTTGGCACCGTCACCGGGCGCAAGCGCCGCTGCGGCTGGTTCGACGCCGTACTGGTGCGCCAGTCGGTTGCCGTCTCCGGCGTTACCGGCATCGCGCTCACCAAGCTCGACGTGCTGGACGGGTTCGACACGCTCCAGATTTGCGTCGGCTACAAGATTGGCGACCAGACGTTCGACTATCTGCCCGCCCATGCGCAGGACCAGGCCAAGGCCCAGCCGATCTACGAAAGCATCGAAGGCTGGCACGACACCACAGCGGGCGCGCGCAGCTGGGCCGAATTGCCCGCGCAGGCGATCAAATATATCCGCCGGATCGAAGAGCTGATCGGCTGCCCGGTCACGCTCGTCTCCACCAGCCCAGAGCGCGAGGATACCATCCTCGTGCGCGATCCCTTCGCGGATTAA